Proteins encoded together in one Amphritea japonica ATCC BAA-1530 window:
- a CDS encoding DUF2846 domain-containing protein, with protein sequence MKLLISTLIILLLSGCASTSPYVPSSTLNESNASVVYIYRTDVAYHSMNPEKPFFFVDGKLVDKLGTGQFVRFIVEPGSHTLTSRESVVFAPGRESGNLQGEFESGKTYYFRYSKNLTSMYHTGVAFVMSDSSSLRPVTKTMFDERS encoded by the coding sequence ATGAAATTACTAATCTCTACATTAATTATTCTTTTATTATCTGGTTGCGCATCAACAAGTCCATATGTTCCTTCATCGACGTTAAATGAAAGCAACGCATCTGTTGTTTATATATATCGAACAGATGTTGCTTATCATTCTATGAACCCTGAAAAACCTTTTTTCTTCGTAGATGGTAAGTTGGTCGACAAACTCGGTACAGGGCAGTTTGTACGATTCATTGTCGAGCCTGGGAGTCACACCCTTACTTCAAGAGAATCCGTGGTATTTGCACCTGGCCGTGAGAGCGGAAATTTACAAGGGGAGTTCGAGTCAGGTAAAACTTACTACTTCAGATACTCTAAGAATTTAACGAGTATGTACCATACTGGCGTAGCTTTTGTCATGTCAGATAGCTCTTCTCTTAGACCAGTTACTAAGACAATGTTTGATGAACGGTCTTAA
- a CDS encoding tRNA-uridine aminocarboxypropyltransferase, whose amino-acid sequence MNIVLLTHQREVSKKTNTGSLVADVLGENASVVIWERKNPDSGIMEAIEKGKVALLYPTDDSKAVSAECDFESYIVIDGTWQEAQKIYNKSPYLKDLPKVKIETSIESIYKLRRNQRPNCLCTAESVIELHKAKGFAETADELQLKLIEFVADTSK is encoded by the coding sequence ATGAATATAGTTCTCTTAACTCACCAGCGAGAGGTGTCTAAAAAGACCAATACAGGATCTTTGGTTGCTGACGTGCTGGGAGAAAACGCAAGCGTTGTTATCTGGGAAAGGAAAAATCCAGATTCTGGAATAATGGAAGCAATAGAAAAAGGTAAAGTTGCATTGCTTTATCCAACTGATGATAGCAAAGCCGTCTCTGCGGAATGTGATTTTGAAAGTTATATTGTCATAGACGGTACGTGGCAAGAAGCACAAAAAATATACAATAAAAGTCCGTATCTTAAAGACCTTCCTAAAGTAAAAATCGAAACATCCATTGAATCAATATATAAGCTAAGACGTAACCAACGCCCTAATTGTTTATGTACGGCTGAAAGTGTTATCGAGCTGCATAAAGCAAAGGGCTTTGCAGAGACGGCGGATGAATTACAGTTAAAGCTGATAGAGTTTGTCGCTGATACAAGTAAATAA